In Sphingomonas sp. PAMC26645, one DNA window encodes the following:
- a CDS encoding globin domain-containing protein, which produces MPLTMEQMRLVTRSYAQISSSPHPYSEIFYYRLLLNHPFARALFPDDMTHQIFVFSKTIDVLVENVANLTRLRPTLTDLAKKHVKYGVKAYQYAAVGTVLIDTFAELLGEDFTREAREAWELVYAETAGVMISAAYPEN; this is translated from the coding sequence ATGCCTTTGACGATGGAGCAGATGCGACTTGTAACGCGCAGCTACGCCCAGATATCGAGTTCCCCGCATCCTTATTCCGAAATATTTTATTATCGACTACTGCTGAACCACCCCTTTGCACGCGCACTTTTTCCTGACGACATGACGCATCAGATATTTGTTTTCTCAAAAACTATTGATGTTCTGGTTGAGAATGTTGCGAATCTTACGCGACTAAGGCCGACGTTGACGGATCTGGCGAAGAAGCATGTCAAGTACGGCGTTAAGGCATACCAATATGCTGCGGTCGGAACGGTATTGATCGATACATTTGCAGAGCTCTTGGGAGAGGATTTCACCCGTGAAGCCCGTGAGGCTTGGGAGTTGGTCTACGCCGAAACTGCGGGCGTTATGATCTCCGCAGCGTATCCTGAAAACTAG
- a CDS encoding sensor domain-containing diguanylate cyclase: MRQMFARLGYSPLGPALLGIAYFALAVLSLVVARGAHGIAAIWPPSGILLATLLIVPRRAVWRFAMAAIVASLAANLLEGSGFRVAAGFTAANGIEALVATVMLRRRGGRRISFIDPSGLSTFFIATLIAASVSAGLAACISPQPGREFMLAWLSTVWLGMLLVTPLLFAIFEIAVSAKRAVSGRETLNLAGIVVLTVVATGTTFYQSQYPMLFVPMMVIVIAVLRGGMLGGVISIIVVVMLGSLALWLGSGPIFLIRASHESRILFFQFYLLSLFVSALPMATLLAARDRLRINLSERVRLLDQAEAVAHIGHWRINPSDQAIYWSPEVFRIHGLPEGQPPALDQAIDLYHPADRGRVSEAVKRALTDGRPFAFEARLVRSDGAIRHVETQGERVYSSREDAIGLFGLIRDVTEQIEARRVLSDARDAADRSAEAAMLLASTDALTGLANRRRIVEYLDDKLRGAAAGEAQPSIVLFDIDHFKFVNDRYGHDIGDEVLKRVASAAAEGLRNTDLIGRYGGEEFVIILPGTDASSALQIAERVRAKVEASQHEGQPTVTVSLGIASTGGEDTSHSILKRADVALYEAKSAGRNRLRLAS; this comes from the coding sequence ATGCGCCAAATGTTTGCACGGTTGGGCTATTCGCCGCTCGGTCCGGCGCTGCTAGGCATCGCTTATTTTGCATTGGCCGTGTTGTCGCTGGTCGTAGCGCGGGGGGCTCATGGAATAGCCGCAATCTGGCCGCCTAGCGGCATTCTATTGGCAACGCTGCTCATCGTGCCCCGGCGTGCCGTCTGGCGGTTCGCGATGGCTGCGATCGTTGCAAGTTTGGCGGCGAACCTTCTTGAAGGATCCGGATTCCGCGTCGCTGCGGGGTTTACCGCTGCCAACGGGATCGAGGCATTGGTTGCGACGGTGATGCTGAGGCGGCGAGGTGGGCGGCGGATATCTTTTATCGATCCATCAGGCTTGTCCACATTCTTTATCGCGACGTTGATCGCCGCATCGGTAAGTGCAGGGCTGGCGGCCTGTATTTCTCCCCAGCCAGGCCGGGAATTCATGCTCGCTTGGCTTAGCACGGTATGGCTGGGCATGTTGCTCGTGACGCCGCTATTGTTTGCGATATTCGAAATAGCTGTCTCTGCGAAACGGGCGGTGTCCGGCCGTGAAACTCTGAACTTGGCAGGAATCGTTGTGTTGACGGTCGTCGCGACCGGTACGACGTTCTATCAAAGCCAATATCCGATGCTGTTCGTGCCGATGATGGTCATCGTGATCGCAGTCCTGCGCGGCGGCATGCTCGGCGGGGTCATCAGCATTATCGTCGTTGTGATGCTCGGATCGCTGGCGCTTTGGTTGGGCTCGGGACCTATCTTCCTGATCCGTGCGTCCCATGAATCGCGTATTCTGTTTTTTCAGTTCTACCTTTTGTCGCTGTTCGTTTCCGCGCTCCCGATGGCAACGCTTCTTGCCGCCCGCGATCGCTTAAGGATCAATCTTTCGGAACGTGTCCGTCTGCTCGATCAGGCTGAGGCGGTCGCGCACATCGGGCATTGGCGTATCAATCCCTCCGATCAGGCGATCTACTGGTCGCCTGAGGTATTCCGCATTCATGGTCTGCCGGAGGGCCAACCGCCAGCATTGGATCAGGCCATTGATCTGTATCACCCAGCTGACCGGGGGCGTGTGTCGGAGGCTGTAAAACGCGCCCTTACGGATGGTCGGCCGTTCGCGTTCGAAGCCCGGCTGGTTCGTTCCGACGGCGCCATTCGGCATGTCGAGACGCAGGGTGAGCGAGTGTACTCGTCGAGAGAGGATGCGATCGGACTATTCGGTTTGATCCGCGATGTTACAGAGCAAATCGAAGCGCGACGGGTCCTCAGCGATGCTCGCGACGCAGCCGATCGGAGCGCTGAGGCTGCGATGTTACTCGCTTCAACCGATGCCTTGACCGGTCTCGCGAACCGGCGGCGTATTGTCGAATATCTCGATGACAAATTGAGGGGCGCAGCCGCCGGTGAGGCTCAGCCTTCGATCGTCTTATTCGACATTGATCACTTTAAGTTCGTCAATGATCGCTACGGACATGATATCGGCGACGAGGTTCTCAAACGGGTCGCGTCGGCCGCCGCTGAAGGGCTGCGAAACACTGACCTTATCGGTCGCTACGGGGGGGAGGAGTTCGTTATCATCCTACCCGGAACCGACGCGAGCTCGGCGTTGCAGATCGCCGAACGCGTCCGAGCCAAGGTTGAAGCCTCTCAGCATGAGGGGCAACCGACGGTTACCGTCAGCCTTGGCATTGCCTCAACTGGCGGCGAGGATACCAGTCATAGTATTCTCAAGCGTGCCGACGTGGCGCTGTACGAAGCAAAAAGTGCAGGCCGAAACCGATTGCGCTTGGCTTCATGA
- a CDS encoding DUF6771 family protein: MASLITAERIADLIKQAPGWALVGLTVPQERLRADARREVVRHVYSALYRPIGIEVGQLRLPLFTTIQP; the protein is encoded by the coding sequence ATGGCGAGCTTGATCACCGCTGAACGGATCGCAGACCTGATCAAGCAGGCTCCGGGCTGGGCCCTTGTGGGGCTTACCGTGCCGCAGGAGCGATTGAGAGCTGACGCACGACGGGAGGTTGTCCGGCACGTCTACAGCGCCCTCTACAGGCCGATTGGTATTGAGGTGGGGCAGCTACGTTTGCCGCTTTTCACCACGATCCAACCATAA